From Streptomyces cyaneogriseus subsp. noncyanogenus, the proteins below share one genomic window:
- a CDS encoding MmgE/PrpD family protein: MPLDGKNFGEALNEWIDGAPQTGDVPGALVEDSAAASADFLLCALISRMLPDGESRRPAAAPAPRALADSPIWWTGRSAALEHAAPANLLAGIAADFDSVHYAAGGHLAAFLTPVLFARPDTPLDSALRMQALATEFGVRVGQAVKDPVRANGFHVTPVVGGLGVVYALARSHGFSAQRIRWCLRLFLSTYRSDYRLLGSDGRLYQMSQAVGQALAAVREGGAHTRTDERAAYEWWRPFTAMGVPPDTPARPSGPWMSQAARTSLKAMPCCAYFFETLAAVADLRRTVPGRGLLRLHLQVPRYVLAAHRVSGTTAWLEPFDLIHNAAVCWALGRDSWTPLAELPTEAVRRTAALITLHEAADDAPVRATAVLDDGATVENSGTDRRRDGGGDPYRALRRKAEIVSGHLDREGPRPDDAADPRLLLRRLLDMCGEDCRVETAGPPTTEGALR; this comes from the coding sequence GTGCCGCTCGATGGTAAGAATTTCGGTGAGGCGCTCAACGAGTGGATCGACGGAGCGCCGCAGACCGGCGACGTCCCCGGCGCACTCGTCGAGGACTCGGCAGCCGCCTCCGCGGATTTCCTGCTCTGCGCGCTGATCAGCCGGATGCTGCCGGACGGGGAGAGCCGGCGACCAGCCGCTGCGCCCGCTCCCCGCGCTCTGGCGGATTCCCCGATCTGGTGGACGGGACGGAGCGCCGCCCTGGAGCACGCGGCCCCGGCCAACCTGCTCGCCGGCATCGCCGCCGATTTCGACTCGGTGCACTATGCGGCGGGCGGGCATCTGGCCGCTTTCCTGACCCCCGTATTGTTCGCCCGGCCCGACACCCCGCTGGACAGTGCGCTGCGTATGCAGGCACTCGCCACGGAATTCGGGGTGCGCGTGGGCCAGGCGGTGAAAGACCCCGTTCGCGCCAACGGCTTCCACGTCACCCCCGTCGTCGGGGGACTGGGCGTCGTCTACGCGCTGGCCCGGTCCCACGGCTTTTCCGCGCAGCGGATCCGGTGGTGCCTGCGCCTCTTCCTCTCCACCTACCGGTCGGACTACCGACTGCTGGGCAGCGACGGGCGCCTGTACCAGATGAGCCAGGCCGTCGGACAAGCGCTCGCGGCGGTCAGGGAGGGCGGTGCGCACACGAGGACCGACGAGCGGGCCGCGTACGAGTGGTGGCGGCCCTTCACCGCCATGGGAGTACCGCCGGACACCCCGGCGAGGCCGTCCGGACCGTGGATGTCCCAGGCCGCCCGCACCTCGCTGAAGGCCATGCCCTGCTGCGCCTATTTCTTCGAGACCCTGGCGGCCGTCGCGGATCTGCGCCGGACGGTGCCCGGCCGCGGCCTGCTGCGGCTGCACCTCCAGGTGCCGCGGTACGTCCTCGCCGCACACCGCGTCTCCGGCACGACGGCCTGGCTGGAGCCGTTCGACCTGATCCACAACGCCGCCGTCTGCTGGGCGCTGGGCCGGGATTCCTGGACCCCCCTGGCCGAACTCCCGACCGAGGCGGTGCGCCGCACCGCCGCGCTGATCACACTGCACGAGGCAGCCGACGACGCGCCGGTGAGGGCGACGGCGGTGCTGGACGACGGCGCCACCGTCGAGAACTCCGGCACCGACCGGCGCCGGGACGGCGGCGGAGACCCCTACCGGGCACTTCGGCGGAAGGCCGAGATCGTGAGCGGACATCTCGACCGGGAAGGGCCCCGGCCCGACGACGCCGCCGACCCGCGGCTGCTGCTGCGCCGGCTCCTGGACATGTGCGGCGAGGACTGCCGCGTGGAGACGGCCGGCCCGCCCACCACCGAGGGAGCGCTCCGATGA
- a CDS encoding YcaO-like family protein — protein sequence MSGAPATVAEAVRRLEELLLDRTGQISTLQPLDDFYNDEPRGQGWVAQVPPNAHLPLGSAHNPRATGGRGRGELARLKALMEAAERICLSTVPAGTFRYGPASAVEGAIAADAFPEPWRDLPVWQMPLHWCGATSIRSPSAEPVLVPAQLVYCPYREPDERAMLWDPSSNGTAAGFSLDGAVTRATREAFERHALMLSHYLGLGGREVDWLDLALEPGALSMGMEARALGLRIRVACLVRTPFPVAVCCATDPSGRFPALTTGSACGVSLEQAVSGAMSEALYARRQARDFLAHVPAVAAAELETIKDRVVYWGRPEAAEKLDYLFGDSMPLEGEHTDGCLDEGYRVDITTPLFAAAGITVVKVVHPRLQPLFFTESKKRILGISDRGATSSEPHPYA from the coding sequence ATGAGCGGCGCACCCGCGACCGTGGCTGAGGCGGTACGGCGACTGGAAGAACTGCTCCTGGACCGGACGGGCCAGATCTCCACGCTCCAGCCGCTCGACGACTTCTACAACGACGAGCCGCGGGGCCAGGGCTGGGTCGCGCAGGTGCCGCCCAACGCGCACCTGCCGCTGGGCTCGGCCCACAACCCACGCGCCACCGGCGGCCGGGGGCGAGGCGAGCTGGCACGCCTGAAAGCGCTGATGGAGGCGGCCGAACGCATCTGCCTGAGCACCGTCCCGGCCGGCACCTTCCGGTACGGACCCGCTTCGGCGGTCGAGGGGGCCATCGCGGCCGACGCGTTCCCCGAGCCCTGGCGCGACTTGCCGGTGTGGCAGATGCCGCTCCACTGGTGCGGCGCCACCAGCATCCGGTCCCCGTCCGCGGAGCCCGTCCTGGTCCCGGCGCAACTGGTCTACTGCCCGTACCGCGAACCCGACGAACGAGCGATGCTGTGGGACCCGAGCAGCAACGGAACGGCCGCCGGGTTCTCGCTCGACGGCGCGGTGACGCGGGCGACGCGGGAGGCGTTCGAGCGGCACGCCCTCATGCTCTCCCACTACCTGGGGCTCGGCGGCCGGGAGGTCGACTGGCTCGACCTGGCGCTGGAGCCCGGCGCCCTGTCCATGGGGATGGAGGCACGGGCACTGGGACTGCGGATACGTGTCGCCTGCCTGGTCCGGACGCCCTTCCCGGTGGCCGTCTGCTGTGCGACCGACCCGTCCGGGAGGTTCCCGGCGCTCACCACCGGCAGCGCGTGCGGCGTGTCGCTGGAACAGGCCGTGAGCGGTGCCATGAGCGAGGCGCTGTACGCCCGCAGGCAGGCGCGGGACTTCCTGGCCCACGTTCCGGCGGTGGCCGCGGCCGAGCTGGAGACGATCAAGGACCGCGTCGTCTACTGGGGCCGGCCGGAAGCGGCGGAGAAGCTCGACTACCTGTTCGGGGACTCCATGCCGCTCGAAGGCGAACACACGGACGGCTGCCTCGACGAGGGCTACCGGGTGGACATCACGACACCGCTGTTCGCCGCGGCCGGGATCACGGTCGTCAAGGTCGTCCACCCGCGCCTGCAACCCCTGTTCTTCACCGAGAGCAAGAAGCGGATCCTGGGAATTTCCGACCGGGGGGCGACCTCATCCGAGCCCCACCCCTACGCCTGA
- a CDS encoding SagB/ThcOx family dehydrogenase, whose amino-acid sequence MRADKGAATSALDFHRTTYADAAMLSDWAALPVDEWPEEWFTYNEKAFPRLVSTPLPDPGAPPAGPGHTWLARRASSRTALDRMSLATLSQILWYTTHTEPPGRHTPGHWHRPYPSAGGRLGCEFYVIAQNVTGLSPGVHSYGVARHELTRLRSRATERVLRFVFGDGWMAQTCALLVITLSVDRLETKYGHRGYRYGLIESGAAAQTACLVAGAASVGTCVLGGFADVPLGQLLLCTPDAEVPVSTVAFSRLEEDH is encoded by the coding sequence ATGAGGGCGGACAAGGGAGCGGCCACGTCGGCGCTCGACTTCCACCGGACGACCTACGCCGACGCGGCGATGCTCTCCGACTGGGCGGCGCTTCCCGTCGACGAGTGGCCCGAGGAGTGGTTCACCTACAACGAGAAAGCCTTTCCCCGCCTGGTGAGCACACCACTGCCGGACCCCGGGGCTCCGCCGGCCGGCCCCGGGCACACGTGGCTGGCCCGCCGGGCCAGCAGCCGCACCGCGCTGGACCGGATGTCCCTCGCCACGCTCTCCCAGATCCTCTGGTACACCACGCACACGGAGCCGCCCGGACGGCACACGCCCGGCCACTGGCACCGGCCCTACCCCTCCGCCGGGGGGCGCCTCGGATGCGAGTTCTACGTCATCGCGCAGAACGTCACCGGCCTCTCGCCCGGTGTCCACAGCTACGGTGTGGCCCGCCACGAGCTGACCCGGCTGCGCTCCCGTGCCACCGAACGCGTCCTCCGCTTCGTCTTCGGTGACGGCTGGATGGCGCAGACCTGCGCTCTGCTGGTCATCACCCTTTCCGTGGACCGGCTCGAGACCAAGTACGGCCACCGCGGATACCGCTACGGCCTGATCGAATCCGGGGCCGCCGCGCAGACGGCCTGCCTGGTCGCGGGCGCCGCCTCGGTCGGAACCTGCGTCCTCGGCGGCTTCGCGGACGTTCCGCTCGGCCAGCTCCTGCTGTGCACACCGGATGCCGAAGTACCCGTCTCCACCGTCGCCTTCAGCCGGCTCGAGGAGGATCACTGA
- a CDS encoding JmjC domain-containing protein, with protein MLVTDDTVDPVLGVGAAELAEAKGRRWFHRSGALAAAGTYAWHDLNRTLQYGNLGPDQVRLVGGDTPAGELFRVAVAGGSRTFCRIVPEAVHQALATGGTLVIDQLDLVDPWADHVARALAGVFTTRVQANLYASLSGAPGFGLHQDTHDVFVVQGSGKKHWTLESDDGTAQVTMAPGDVLYLPEGTAHDVATDAEGSLHITFAIPRPNVQELLAWTIAGSRDAQMLTALDGSDPEAAAAALTGLTHRTGEAEVGMFLEEGVDRGMAPSFVNLPHAVRDTAELAGKPGLVARRSFVGVLPDGSDDHARVLACLSATGETAVSELLALDGVDEPLTVVRDLARRGLISLSER; from the coding sequence ATGCTCGTCACGGACGATACGGTCGATCCCGTTCTGGGCGTCGGCGCGGCGGAACTGGCCGAGGCCAAGGGCCGCCGGTGGTTCCACAGGAGCGGCGCCCTGGCCGCCGCGGGCACATACGCGTGGCACGACCTGAACAGGACCCTCCAGTACGGCAATCTCGGACCCGACCAGGTGCGCCTCGTCGGCGGCGACACACCGGCCGGTGAACTCTTCCGCGTCGCGGTCGCGGGCGGCTCGCGCACCTTCTGCCGGATCGTCCCGGAGGCGGTGCACCAGGCACTGGCGACCGGCGGCACCCTCGTGATCGACCAGCTCGACCTGGTCGACCCCTGGGCCGATCACGTGGCACGCGCGCTGGCCGGCGTCTTCACCACACGCGTGCAGGCCAATCTGTACGCCTCGCTGAGCGGAGCACCCGGCTTCGGCCTGCACCAGGACACCCACGACGTCTTCGTCGTCCAGGGCAGCGGAAAGAAGCACTGGACCCTCGAGTCCGACGACGGGACGGCGCAGGTGACCATGGCGCCGGGCGACGTGCTGTACCTGCCCGAGGGGACCGCCCACGACGTCGCCACCGACGCCGAGGGGTCCTTGCACATCACGTTCGCCATCCCGCGGCCGAACGTGCAGGAACTGCTGGCGTGGACGATCGCCGGGTCGCGCGACGCGCAGATGCTCACCGCCCTTGACGGGAGCGACCCCGAAGCCGCGGCGGCGGCCCTCACCGGCCTGACGCACAGGACCGGCGAAGCCGAGGTGGGCATGTTCCTGGAAGAGGGCGTGGACCGGGGAATGGCACCGTCGTTCGTGAACCTCCCCCATGCCGTCCGGGACACCGCCGAACTGGCCGGGAAGCCCGGGCTCGTCGCCCGTCGCTCCTTCGTCGGCGTCCTGCCCGACGGATCGGACGACCACGCGCGGGTGCTGGCGTGCCTGAGCGCCACCGGCGAGACGGCCGTGAGCGAACTCCTCGCCCTCGACGGCGTGGACGAACCGCTCACGGTGGTCCGCGACCTCGCCCGGCGGGGCCTGATCAGCTTGTCGGAGCGCTGA
- a CDS encoding insulinase family protein, producing the protein MHRIREVAPGLGWYEYGGDVGAVALAFPAGFRTEGAGRPGLAHFAEHMLMAPRDRHAQPYARLEERGFLLEARTRLDHLTVTVSGPQRHLLRAVETLVAHLADLERPGGTALRQAEIIRNEVLEKTGLSPSTDRWRWCVPTPDGAIGADHDPVVAPALAGSAVHADAWRAFAAEHVRLDRCGAAVAADPALVGPDAVEAALGPRVVPGAPRAAASGRSPGECEAPRGEIVLPVHADDLAGQSAALVAAELAAAAVTAAHGRPGPAVHYGLFDEWFSENAPTVLTVPLPAEADITAVEERMRALPRTVVEPGAVARARERLSEEWARRLATPSACARLTAWMLLGGRMGDPFASCDPHLVAHSASAAAVLKGA; encoded by the coding sequence GTGCACCGGATACGGGAGGTGGCGCCGGGGCTGGGATGGTACGAGTACGGCGGCGACGTCGGCGCGGTCGCGCTGGCGTTCCCCGCGGGCTTCCGCACGGAAGGCGCCGGCCGGCCCGGTCTCGCCCACTTCGCCGAGCACATGCTCATGGCGCCCAGGGACCGGCACGCGCAGCCGTACGCGCGGCTGGAGGAGCGGGGATTCCTGCTGGAGGCCCGGACCAGGCTCGACCATCTCACCGTCACCGTCAGCGGACCGCAAAGGCACCTGCTGCGAGCGGTCGAGACACTCGTCGCCCACCTCGCCGACCTGGAACGCCCGGGCGGCACCGCCCTTCGCCAGGCGGAGATCATCCGCAACGAAGTGCTGGAGAAGACCGGGCTGTCCCCGTCGACGGACCGCTGGCGCTGGTGCGTCCCCACACCGGACGGGGCGATCGGCGCGGACCACGACCCCGTCGTCGCGCCGGCGCTCGCGGGCTCGGCGGTCCACGCGGACGCCTGGCGGGCGTTCGCCGCGGAACACGTCCGTCTGGACCGGTGCGGTGCCGCCGTCGCGGCCGACCCGGCGCTGGTCGGCCCCGACGCGGTCGAGGCGGCACTGGGCCCCCGGGTGGTGCCCGGCGCCCCCCGCGCCGCCGCCTCCGGGCGCAGCCCCGGGGAGTGCGAGGCGCCCCGCGGTGAGATCGTCCTTCCCGTCCACGCGGACGACCTCGCCGGGCAGAGCGCCGCCCTGGTCGCCGCGGAACTCGCGGCCGCAGCCGTCACCGCGGCGCACGGCCGTCCGGGCCCGGCCGTCCACTACGGCCTGTTCGACGAGTGGTTCAGCGAGAACGCCCCGACGGTCCTCACCGTGCCCCTCCCCGCCGAGGCCGACATCACCGCGGTGGAGGAGCGGATGCGCGCCCTCCCGAGAACGGTGGTCGAGCCGGGCGCAGTGGCCCGGGCCCGCGAGCGGTTGTCGGAGGAGTGGGCGAGGCGCCTCGCGACGCCCTCCGCGTGCGCGCGGCTGACGGCCTGGATGCTGCTCGGAGGGCGGATGGGCGACCCCTTCGCGTCGTGCGACCCCCACCTCGTCGCACACAGCGCGTCCGCGGCGGCCGTACTGAAGGGGGCGTAG
- a CDS encoding MFS transporter, translated as MMRSSVEREALGPIKVLRRTSTASSLEDGAFTLVLPVLAQQSTGNFGVAAVFVAVTAPWALASLPIGYLADHMSRARLLKIVAFVRTGLAALLAALYLSGNPLPGFVPAVAFGLGSCAVASEIARQALVPQLVTDPGHLVPANTEIAKVSQLYGGFVGPLLGGWLLTLSQSVATLALAAFAAVTLIVTLRLPHTPALRDEPMRVRTMVTVGLDGFRHIRRHRTLMTLASLSFTVSAVWYVWQTAFTAFALADDGLGASSLTYSLLLLAGTAGALVGTELVQHITRKYPLRTVLWTSLAGWVVWFAVPALTSSWAAVFGCLVLGGVAGLLWNTVSITARQLVTTGELLGRTTAAYRMVTRTGRAIGAAVAGLLMTHMSWQHIFALCAAAIAAVAVGIIVLYRDRSMLEPGVR; from the coding sequence ATGATGCGCTCCTCCGTCGAGCGAGAGGCGCTGGGACCCATCAAGGTGCTCCGCCGGACCAGCACGGCCTCCAGCCTCGAGGACGGCGCGTTCACCCTGGTGCTGCCCGTACTCGCGCAGCAGTCCACGGGGAACTTCGGGGTGGCGGCCGTCTTCGTCGCGGTGACGGCTCCCTGGGCGCTGGCGTCCCTGCCGATCGGGTACCTCGCGGACCACATGTCCCGGGCGCGGCTCTTGAAGATCGTGGCGTTCGTACGCACCGGGCTCGCCGCGCTGCTCGCCGCTCTCTACCTGTCCGGCAATCCCCTGCCCGGGTTCGTCCCGGCCGTGGCCTTCGGGCTGGGGAGCTGCGCGGTGGCCTCGGAGATCGCCCGCCAGGCGCTCGTACCGCAACTGGTCACCGACCCCGGACACCTCGTCCCGGCGAACACCGAGATCGCCAAGGTCTCCCAGCTGTACGGCGGCTTCGTCGGACCCCTCCTCGGCGGCTGGCTGCTGACGCTGAGCCAGTCGGTCGCCACGCTCGCCCTCGCCGCCTTCGCCGCCGTCACCCTGATCGTCACCCTGCGGCTGCCGCACACCCCCGCGCTGCGGGACGAGCCCATGCGCGTGCGGACCATGGTGACGGTGGGACTGGACGGGTTCCGCCACATCCGGCGGCACCGAACCCTGATGACGCTGGCCTCGCTGAGCTTCACGGTCTCCGCCGTCTGGTACGTCTGGCAGACGGCCTTCACCGCGTTCGCGCTCGCGGACGACGGCCTGGGCGCGTCCAGCCTCACCTACTCGCTGCTGCTCCTGGCCGGCACGGCCGGGGCGCTCGTCGGTACCGAGCTGGTGCAGCACATCACCCGGAAGTACCCCTTGCGCACCGTGCTCTGGACGAGCCTGGCCGGCTGGGTCGTGTGGTTCGCCGTCCCCGCACTGACGTCGAGCTGGGCGGCCGTCTTCGGCTGCCTCGTGCTGGGCGGGGTCGCCGGACTGCTGTGGAACACCGTCTCCATCACGGCGCGGCAACTGGTCACCACCGGCGAGCTGCTGGGCCGGACGACCGCCGCGTACCGGATGGTGACGCGCACGGGCCGCGCCATCGGGGCGGCCGTCGCCGGCCTGCTGATGACGCACATGTCGTGGCAGCACATCTTCGCCCTGTGCGCCGCCGCGATCGCCGCCGTGGCCGTCGGGATCATCGTCCTGTACCGGGACCGGTCCATGCTCGAACCGGGGGTGCGGTGA
- a CDS encoding ANL family adenylate-forming protein — translation MPSASLVLHAPDGTTEILRPDSLADRVSGIREEFRRAVGSDESVCLLPDGRAPFPRLLLELVAALGLPNPVVVPDGDTSASSIAHLARLGLTAHALGEGRRPRSTTGGSAKLPASALLLRTGGTSGRLRYAVNTSMRRALGRDRRLSLATALRIRDGIRVCLAGSVRHAAQLSMFLDALNHRAEIHLFERPDPARLLREVRRHRIQWLVATPLHLRIMQRQLRMDGGTAELETLVHMSAACPEPVKRFWHSTLGPENVYEVFGASEGIGTTVARGDEWEKRPGTVGRGFFTSVAVMDSAGRPLPPGVTGDVYFHGATPERALHVGQRDLVRWTEDGYVSIGDRGRLDPEGYLYLEPRPQLRITVGGTTVLATDIEDALLDVPWIEDAAAAGVANEVTGQRVVCFVVCATPGPESRTAQLIAGLRRVLPPAAVPRRVIEVEAIPRSSSGKINRTSISEMAQQYSVRETGQ, via the coding sequence ATGCCGTCCGCATCGCTCGTCCTGCACGCACCGGACGGCACCACGGAGATCCTGCGGCCGGACTCGCTCGCCGACCGGGTGTCGGGGATCAGGGAGGAGTTCCGCCGGGCGGTGGGCTCCGACGAGTCCGTCTGCCTCCTGCCCGACGGGCGGGCGCCCTTCCCCCGTCTGCTGCTGGAACTCGTCGCGGCCCTCGGACTGCCGAATCCGGTGGTCGTACCGGACGGTGACACCAGCGCCTCGTCCATCGCCCACCTGGCGCGGCTGGGGCTGACCGCCCACGCGCTCGGCGAGGGACGGCGGCCGCGGAGCACCACCGGCGGAAGCGCGAAGCTGCCCGCCTCCGCGCTGCTGCTGAGAACCGGGGGCACCAGCGGGCGCCTCCGGTACGCGGTGAACACCAGCATGCGCCGCGCGCTGGGCCGGGACCGCAGGCTGAGCCTCGCGACCGCGCTGAGGATCAGGGACGGCATCCGCGTCTGCCTGGCCGGTTCGGTCCGCCACGCCGCGCAGCTCAGCATGTTCCTGGACGCGCTGAACCACCGGGCGGAGATCCACCTCTTCGAACGTCCCGACCCGGCGCGGCTGTTGCGCGAGGTGCGCCGGCACCGCATCCAGTGGCTCGTCGCCACACCCCTGCATCTGCGCATCATGCAGCGCCAGTTGCGGATGGACGGCGGCACGGCGGAGCTGGAAACCCTCGTCCACATGAGCGCGGCCTGCCCGGAGCCGGTGAAACGCTTCTGGCACTCCACGCTCGGACCCGAGAACGTCTACGAGGTGTTCGGCGCCTCCGAGGGGATCGGCACCACGGTGGCCCGGGGCGACGAGTGGGAGAAGCGCCCGGGAACGGTGGGCCGGGGTTTCTTCACCTCCGTGGCCGTCATGGACTCCGCCGGCCGGCCCCTGCCGCCCGGCGTCACGGGTGACGTCTACTTCCACGGCGCGACGCCGGAGCGAGCCCTGCACGTCGGGCAGCGCGATCTCGTCCGATGGACCGAGGACGGGTATGTGAGCATCGGTGACCGGGGCCGGCTCGATCCGGAGGGATATCTCTACCTCGAACCGAGGCCGCAGCTCAGGATCACGGTCGGCGGGACCACCGTCCTGGCCACCGACATCGAGGACGCGTTGCTGGACGTGCCGTGGATCGAGGACGCGGCCGCGGCGGGCGTCGCCAACGAAGTGACCGGGCAGCGCGTCGTCTGCTTCGTCGTGTGCGCCACGCCCGGCCCCGAATCCCGGACAGCGCAACTGATCGCGGGTCTGCGGCGGGTGCTGCCGCCCGCCGCCGTCCCGCGCAGGGTGATCGAGGTGGAGGCCATCCCCCGGTCGTCGTCAGGAAAGATCAACCGCACGTCGATTTCCGAGATGGCACAGCAGTACTCAGTGAGGGAGACAGGGCAGTGA
- a CDS encoding acyl carrier protein, with protein sequence MTVQTLPGNPHFAGVYRTTADSGFVAAVAPRAFLSVPEVRAALCEILATQAHRLTFTVLHAGEGLDTEALGDDAAATRKFHRTKTPEGPVESLLAERVSLTLPEDAVLSMTDDVRDLGGDSLFCLELSEAVLDTWNVEIEPVDIFRVESLAALAADIEARR encoded by the coding sequence GTGACGGTGCAGACTCTTCCCGGCAATCCGCACTTCGCGGGGGTGTACCGCACCACCGCCGACAGCGGCTTCGTCGCCGCCGTGGCCCCCCGCGCCTTCCTGTCCGTCCCCGAAGTGCGCGCCGCGCTGTGCGAGATCCTCGCCACGCAGGCGCACCGGCTGACCTTCACCGTCCTCCACGCGGGGGAGGGCCTGGACACGGAGGCGCTCGGTGACGACGCGGCGGCGACCAGGAAGTTCCACCGTACGAAGACGCCCGAAGGCCCGGTGGAGTCGCTGCTCGCGGAAAGGGTCTCGCTCACCCTGCCCGAGGACGCGGTGCTCAGCATGACCGACGACGTCAGGGACCTCGGCGGGGACTCGCTGTTCTGCCTGGAGCTGAGCGAGGCCGTCCTCGACACGTGGAACGTCGAGATCGAGCCCGTGGACATCTTCCGCGTCGAGTCGCTGGCCGCCCTCGCCGCGGACATCGAGGCCAGGCGATGA
- a CDS encoding AMP-binding protein yields the protein MTPQALDLLARGADDATALADHTQVLTRARAREKADDIARFLGDDGKQLVLVEAPRSVPGALAYLAALRAGHAVMLVDAAGHGDLPAFIERLRPDVVMGPACVRAAGASPHYRGRTDDVPHVGVARRRAAGTRAVPPAPELALVARTSGSTSEGRLVRLSYRNLAGNADAIAAATGIRTSDVVATSLRMDYSFGLSLFNSHLAAGAAVGLTEASPTTARFWADAERSGVTCIGMVPSTVRFVLEAPDLRTRMSRLRSVLVAGGPLQARHLRRLRETVAASGSVFYMYGQTEATARMTCLPPALAAEHEGSVGVPVPGGRIEIRGPDGTPAEPGRPGEVYYRGPNVMLGYARTRDDLALPDLLRGVLPTGDVGRLEDGVLYLEGRVDRQIKVLGERVNLDAVEAAAMTALGGTTVAAAVLTEPDEVHLYVEGGPDRLDRLRAQGLANLGVPPGCLRLRAVEHLPRTPSGKVRYLSLS from the coding sequence ATGACGCCCCAGGCCCTCGACCTCCTGGCCCGTGGCGCGGACGACGCGACGGCTCTGGCCGATCACACACAGGTCCTCACCCGCGCACGGGCGCGCGAGAAGGCCGACGACATCGCCCGGTTCCTGGGGGACGACGGCAAGCAACTCGTGCTCGTCGAGGCGCCGCGCTCCGTGCCGGGCGCCCTCGCGTACCTGGCCGCACTGCGGGCCGGCCACGCGGTGATGCTGGTGGACGCGGCGGGCCACGGCGACCTGCCGGCCTTCATCGAGCGGCTGCGCCCCGACGTGGTGATGGGGCCGGCGTGCGTCCGGGCGGCCGGGGCGTCACCGCACTACCGCGGCCGCACCGACGACGTCCCGCACGTGGGCGTGGCCCGCCGCCGCGCCGCCGGTACCCGCGCGGTGCCACCGGCGCCGGAGCTGGCCCTGGTGGCGCGCACGTCCGGCTCCACGTCGGAAGGCAGACTGGTACGCCTCTCCTACCGCAACCTCGCCGGCAACGCCGACGCCATCGCCGCCGCGACCGGCATCCGGACGTCCGACGTCGTCGCCACGTCGCTGCGCATGGACTACAGCTTCGGCCTGTCCCTGTTCAACTCCCATCTCGCGGCCGGCGCCGCCGTCGGCCTCACCGAGGCGTCGCCGACCACGGCGCGCTTCTGGGCGGACGCCGAACGCTCGGGGGTGACGTGCATCGGCATGGTGCCCTCCACCGTCCGCTTCGTCCTGGAGGCCCCCGACCTGAGGACACGGATGTCCCGGCTGCGCTCGGTGCTGGTGGCCGGCGGACCGTTGCAGGCCCGCCACCTCCGGCGGCTGCGGGAGACGGTCGCCGCGAGCGGCTCCGTCTTCTACATGTACGGCCAGACCGAGGCGACGGCACGCATGACCTGCCTGCCTCCGGCGCTGGCCGCCGAGCACGAGGGGAGCGTCGGAGTCCCCGTACCCGGCGGACGGATCGAGATCCGGGGCCCGGACGGGACCCCGGCGGAGCCCGGGCGGCCGGGCGAGGTGTACTACCGCGGCCCCAACGTCATGCTCGGCTACGCCCGCACCCGTGACGACCTCGCGCTGCCCGACCTCCTCCGGGGGGTGCTGCCGACCGGGGACGTGGGACGCCTGGAGGACGGCGTGCTGTACCTCGAAGGGCGCGTCGACCGGCAGATCAAGGTCCTGGGGGAGCGGGTCAACCTCGACGCCGTCGAGGCCGCGGCGATGACCGCCCTCGGCGGCACCACCGTCGCGGCCGCCGTGCTCACCGAGCCGGACGAGGTCCACCTCTACGTCGAGGGCGGCCCGGACCGCCTCGACCGGCTGCGCGCACAGGGGCTCGCGAACCTCGGCGTCCCCCCGGGCTGCCTGCGGCTGCGGGCGGTGGAACACCTCCCGAGGACACCGTCCGGCAAGGTCCGGTACCTCTCTTTGAGCTGA